The DNA region AATGCCGATATGAATCCTGCTAATGGCGATGGTCTATGGCTGAGCCAGGTGGCTCTTACGTTCTTCCATATGGTTTGTTCCATCGATCCTCCAAAGCGTTGCACTTAATTCTGAGTCCAATCCAAGGGAAGTCAAGGCAGCCAAAAAAAAAGGCCGTCCATCGGACAGCCCTTTTATATTTGATTTGAAGTCGAATCCTTACGGGTTGTAAGTTTGGTGACTGTTTTCCTTGGAATCAAACAACGCCTTGATATACGCCGCTGCAGTGGCGTTGTCGTTGTTTTGCAAAGAAGTCTGAATTTGCACAGCCAATCCCGCTGCATATTGAAGATGCTGCTGATAGTTTTGCCATACAGCCGGTTGTTGATCTTGAGGCCATCTGTTCAGGATTTCCGGAACCTTTTGCATATTCGCCTGAAGCAATAAGGCAATCTGATTTGCGTAAACTGCGTTTTGCTGATTCTGAGATGGATCATTCACAGAAGCTTTGATCAGCTTTGCCATTTTTTCGATTTCCATCATGTCTTGTTTGATGCTGGTAACTTCAGCGTAGGCCGCCAACACAACCACTGACAATGCTACAAAAACTGAAACTAAAATTTTACGCATAACTCTTCCTCTGCTGATTCTTAAATTTTCTTGTGGGCTTTGTTAACTTTGTTGTTAACTTCCTGGTTTTTTTCCACGATCGGAGCGTAATCACGCTGAGCTTCGGGAGTTGCCAGGGTTTTTACCAAAAGATCGCGATATTCAACTAAGGCATCACGGAACTCTTCCATGAAGTACAGGTAGTATTCTTTCAACTCTTGTTTTTCTTTAGGGTCAGTCATCAGACCGCCTTTGGAAGGCAGCACGGACTCCGTCGGATTAGCCATCACAGCTTCCGCACAAGCGATGGAAATATTCAAACCAGCAATACCTTTTTCGATATCCTGATCAGTCACTTTATCCCAAGGATCTCCGATTTTGCGCGCCACTGTTTCAGCATCAGCAAAATACTTTCCGAAATTACGCATTACTCGGTTGATCGTTAATTCAGTTTCATTATTGCGTAGCGGGCAGGTTTCTTTTGCCAAAGACACAGCCGGCATCAATAGAGCGATCGCGATAACAATACGAGAAATCATGGGCACCCCTTTAATAAACAGTGCCAAGCTAGTAACTGAGGGTTGCTTGGAAGTCATGCGAGGGGCCAGCCAGCACTCTAATTGAAAACCAAATGGCTTGCCGATAAGGAAAAATTTACCAGTTTTTCAGTCTTAACAGGTATTTACCCGGGATAAGAGCTTTCTCAATTAGCCTTGCGAATCTCAAGTAGACTGGTTCCGCGGATATCCCCAAGGATCTCCAGGCTCATAACTGATGACAGATGTTGCCCGGCCAGATGAAAGGCGCTCCAACCATGTTGGCGCTGCTCGCGCAACAAAACATAGGCGCGTCCCCCGGGGCGAAGCGAGTTTTCAATTCCACGCATCAGATTGGCGAAATCAGAATCGATAAAGAAACGACATCTGTTTTTAAAATCGGAGGGGGATAAAGTTCCTTGGTCCCGATGGAAGTAAGGGGGATTGCATAATATTAAATCATACTGATTTTTATACTTTTCCGCCTGAAGCACATCATAGTTCTCGCCAACAAAATTCAGATTCGTTTTGGAGTCCGTCACGTGCTTGGAGTTTTTGCTAAAATGCTCCTGATAAATTTCGGACTGAACCTCCAAAAAATCAAAGGCTCTTGGAACAACTCCGCGCTCCTTTTGATTATGAAATAGAAAGTCCAATCCGATAATCCCGCAACCCGCACACAAATCCAGACATGTCGCCGGAGCCAGTCCCTCGTCTCGATAGATTTCATAAACTTGTCGAGCAAGGAATACCGAATCGTGAGAGAAATGGTATTCCTCGGGTTGAGAATATTCAAAGGTGTAGTGCGGGTTGACTGATGACATACAGCCACTTTATCCCCGACTTCCCCCTATGGCAATGATCTGCACAGCTTTAATCCCAAAGACTCATTAATATCCAGCATCCTCTGTGTTCCGTAGTGTTTGTTTAAATAGTTCAGAACCGCCCTGTCGCCACCAGAACCCATGGGATAAATCTTTACACCATTGCGAACGGTCGGCGTATATGCGACCCCGGTGATCTGAGCTTTGCCCTGATCGTTCTTGGCAAGTCCCAGATACATAACCGCAGACGCCCGACGCTCGACATCCTTTTGACCTGCTACGAAATTTCCCAACGAGTAGACAATGAAGGTTTCCCGTCCATCCTTGGTCACGTATTTATCCCAAGGCTGCAGCACATGAGGATGCGAGCCGACCACGGCGACAGCACCTGCATCCAGAAACCTTTTGGCGCCAGCAACTTGCTTCGAATTCGGTGATTGCTTGTACTCTTCCCCCCAATGAGGATAGACGATCACCGCATCGACATCTGAACGCCCCGCCAACTCCCTGACTAAACTCTCGGCTTCGGGTTTGAAACAATTCAATACCTGAGATTTGGAATCACTGCGCCCGTTGGTGGATTCAGTACAACCCACAAAAGCCACGTTAATCCCACGAATTG from Bdellovibrio sp. GT3 includes:
- a CDS encoding methyltransferase; amino-acid sequence: MSSVNPHYTFEYSQPEEYHFSHDSVFLARQVYEIYRDEGLAPATCLDLCAGCGIIGLDFLFHNQKERGVVPRAFDFLEVQSEIYQEHFSKNSKHVTDSKTNLNFVGENYDVLQAEKYKNQYDLILCNPPYFHRDQGTLSPSDFKNRCRFFIDSDFANLMRGIENSLRPGGRAYVLLREQRQHGWSAFHLAGQHLSSVMSLEILGDIRGTSLLEIRKAN
- a CDS encoding CapA family protein, encoding MKNKFFKSLAVMLGILPSVTWAQGQDLNFSGRCQENSPFAAISFVGDVLIHKMLYLNVVSESKDFSQIWRSINPLFAKAHFSIANLEGPAAMGIDAQGRDWGDVGFIYDDRVYSGTNMVFNYHPRILENLRNSGIDLLTLANNHSLDRGAIGIDKTVNAARSYGIPTVGVRHSQERNGAYYKTVSIRGINVAFVGCTESTNGRSDSKSQVLNCFKPEAESLVRELAGRSDVDAVIVYPHWGEEYKQSPNSKQVAGAKRFLDAGAVAVVGSHPHVLQPWDKYVTKDGRETFIVYSLGNFVAGQKDVERRASAVMYLGLAKNDQGKAQITGVAYTPTVRNGVKIYPMGSGGDRAVLNYLNKHYGTQRMLDINESLGLKLCRSLP